One Ricinus communis isolate WT05 ecotype wild-type chromosome 7, ASM1957865v1, whole genome shotgun sequence genomic region harbors:
- the LOC8262009 gene encoding spermidine synthase 1, whose amino-acid sequence MAEEETVAVVSNNDLPVKRPREDELEIENGVSSATTAVAMDTEGNTSNSDYISSVIPGWFSEISPMWPGEAHSLKVEKILFQGKSDYQNVMVFQSSTYGKVLVLDGVIQLTERDECAYQEMITHLPLCSIPNPQKVLVIGGGDGGVLREVARHSSIDHIDICEIDKMVIDVSKEFFPDIAVGYEDPRVTLHVGDGVAFLKNSPAGTYDAIIVDSSDPIGPAQELFEKPFFESVARALRPGGVVCTQAESIWLHMHIIEDIVANCRQIFKGSVNYAWTTVPTYPSGVIGFMLCSTEGPSVDFKHPVNPIDAKDSKSTRPLKFYNSEIHSAAFCLPSFAKKVIDAKAK is encoded by the exons ATGGCTGAAGAAGAAACTGTTGCTGTTGTCTCTAATAATGATTTGCCTGTTAAAAGGCCAAGAGAAGATGAATTAGAAATTGAAAACGGTGTCTCTTCTGCTACTACTGCTGTGGCGATGGACACAGAGGGTAACACTAGCAATAGTGATTATATATCCTCTGTTATTCCTGGTTGGTTCTCTGAGATTAGCCCAATGTGGCCTG GGGAGGCGCATTCCTTGAAAGTGGAGAAGATCTTGTTTCAAGGGAAGTCTGACTACCAGAATGTCATGGTCTTTCAG TCATCAACATATGGGAAAGTTCTTGTTTTGGATGGGGTGATTCAGCTTACAGAGAGGGATGAATGTGCATATCAGGAAATGATAACCCACCTTCCACTTTGCTCAATACCAAATCCGCAGAAG GTTTTGGTCATTGGTGGAGGAGATGGCGGGGTCCTGCGGGAAGTGGCTCGGCACTCTTCCATTGATCATATCGACATATGTGAAATAGACAAGATGGTTATTGAT GTTTCTAAAGAATTTTTTCCTGATATAGCAGTTGGGTATGAGGACCCCCGTGTGACTCTCCATGTTGGTGATG GTGTTGCATTTTTGAAGAACTCTCCTGCTGGAACTTATGATGCAATTATAGTAGATTCGTCTGATCCGATAG GTCCTGCACAAGAGCTTTTTGAGAAACCCTTTTTTGAGTCAGTAGCAAGGGCTCTTCGTCCTGGTGGAGTTGTGTGTACTCAGGCAGAAAGCATATGGCTTCATATGCACATCATTGAGGATATCGTAGCAAACTGCCGTCAGATATTCAAAGGCTCTGTCAATTATGCTTGGACTACTGTTCCGACTTATCCAAG tggGGTAATTGGTTTCATGCTTTGCTCTACTGAGGGACCTTCTGTTGATTTCAAGCATCCAGTGAATCCTATAGATGCTAAGGATAGCAAATCAACAAGACccttgaaattttataattcagaG ATTCATTCTGCTGCTTTCTGTTTGCCATCTTTTGCAAAGAAGGTGATTGATGCGAAAGCAAAATGA
- the LOC8262005 gene encoding serine/arginine-rich splicing factor RSZ21 isoform X2 — MARVYVGNLDPRVSERDLEDEFRMYGVLRSVWVARRPPGYAFVEFDDRRDAVDAIRALDGKNGWRVELSHNSKGGGGRGGGSGGGGRGRGGEDMKCYECGEPGHFARECRLRIGSRGLGSGRRRSPSPKRRRSPSYGYGRSPRGGRRSPRRRSVSPRRGRSYSRSPPYRHARRDSPYANGD; from the exons ATGGCTAGAGTTTATGTGGGAAATTTGGATCCCAGAGTTTCTGAGAGGGATCTTGAAGATGAATTTAGAATGTATGGTGTTCTTCGCAG TGTGTGGGTTGCACGAAGGCCGCCAGGATACGCATTTGTTGAGTTTGATGATCGCAGAGATGCTGTGGATGCGATTCGTGCTTTGGATG GGAAGAATGGGTGGCGTGTGGAACTCTCGCATAATTCCAAGGGTGGTGGAGGCCGTGGCGGCGGCAGCGGCGGTGGCGGACGCGGACGCGGTGGTGAGGATATGAAATGCTATGAATGTGGCGAACCTGGTCATTTTGCTCGAGAGTGTCGCCTGCGCATTGGGTCTCGAGGTCTGGGAAGTGGTCGTCGCCGAAGCCCCAGCCCAAAGCGCCGTAGAAGTCCAAGTTATGGGTATGGGCGCAG CCCTCGTGGTGGTAGAAGATCTCCCAGACGCCGCAGCGTCTCACCTCGCCGTGGTCGCAGCTACAGCAGATCCCCTCCATACCGTCATGCCCGCCGTGATTCTCCTTATGCTAATGG AGATTGA
- the LOC8262007 gene encoding putative potassium transporter 12 yields MEGDRIEESSVRLLGSSTSSGGGGGGGGESSRWVDGSEVDSESPPWSLLDENDSRDGYGSMRRRLVKKPKRTDSFDVEAMEIAGAHGHHSKDLSTWSILAMAFQTLGVVYGDLGTSPLYVFADVFSKVTIESEIDILGALSLVMYTIALIPLAKYVFVVLKANDNGEGGTFALYSLICRYAKVSMLPNRQQADEKISSFRLKLPTPELERALNIKDALERRSTLKTMLLLLVLMGTSMVIGDGILTPAISVMSAMSGLQSQVRGFGTTALVVVSIIVLVILFSIQRFGTGKVSFMFAPILALWFFSLASIGIYNLVTYDISVLRAFNPAYIYLFFKKNSVKAWSALGGCVLCITGAEAMFADLGHFNVKAIQIAFSFVVFPCLLLAYMGQASYLMKYPQSSGTIFYSSVPESLFWPVFAVATIAAMIASQAMISATFSCVKQSMALGCFPRLKIVHTSKKQMGQIYIPVINYFLMIMCIVVVSIFRSTTDIANAYGIAEVGVMIVSTTLVTLVMLLIWQTNIFLALCFPLIFGSVELIYLSAVLSKLLEGGWLPLVFASCFLCVMYIWNYGSVLKYQSEVREKISMDFMLELGSTLGTVRVPGIGLLYNELVQGIPSIFGQFLLSLPAIHSTIVFVCIKYVPVPVVPQEERFLFRRICPKDYHIFRCVARYGYKDVRKEDHHAFEELLVESLEKFLRREAQDLALESNLNELELDSVSVISRDSGVPAGDGNEELNIPLMHDQRLVEQGTSTSEEASSVLPSSVMSADEDPSLEYELAALREAKESGFTYLLAHGDVRARKNSLFLKKLVINYFYAFLRRNCRGGSATMRVPHMNILQVGMTYMV; encoded by the exons ATGGAAGGAGATCGGATTGAAGAGAGCAGTGTAAGATTGCTGGGTAGTAGTACTAgtagtggtggtggtggaggaggaggaggtgAGTCTAGTAGATGGGTAGATGGGAGTGAAGTGGATTCCGAGTCACCTCCATGGTCTTTGCTTGATGAGAATGACAGTAGGGATGGGTATGGATCCATGAGGAGGAGGTTGGTGAAGAAGCCCAAAAGAACTGATTCCTTTGATGTTGAAGCCATGGAGATTGCTGGTGCTCATGGCCACCACTCAAAG GATCTCTCTACTTGGAGCATTCTTGCAATGGCATTTCAAACACTGGGCGTGGTGTATGGTGATCTAGGCACAAGCCCTTTGTACGTCTTTGCTGACGTGTTCAGTAAGGTGACCATTGAGTCTGAAATTGATATCTTGGGGGCTCTATCGCTAGTTATGTACACAATTGCTCTCATTCCTTTAGCAAAATATGTTTTTGTAGTGCTTAAAGCAAATGATAATGGGGAAG GAGGAACATTTGCTTTGTACTCGCTGATATGCAGATATGCAAAGGTTAGCATGCTGCCAAATCGTCAACAGGCTGATGAAAAAATCTCAAGTTTTAGGCTCAAGTTGCCTACTCCAGAGTTAGAAAGGgctttaaatattaaagatgCTTTAGAGAGGAGGTCAACCTTGAAAACTATGCTCTTGCTGTTGGTTCTGATGGGAACTTCTATGGTTATAGGAGATGGTATTCTAACCCCAGCAATATCAG TGATGTCTGCTATGAGTGGTCTGCAGAGTCAAGTACGGGGATTTGGCACAA CTGCACTGGTTGTTGTCTCGATCATAGTCTTGGTCATTTTGTTCAGCATACAGAGGTTTGGTACTGGGAAAGTGAGTTTTATGTTTGCTCCGATACTTGCTTTGTGGTTCTTCTCTTTGGCTTCTATTGGAATTTACAATCTAGTGACGTATGATATTAGCGTCCTGAGGGCATTCAATCCAGCCTATATCTATCTCTTCTTCAAGAAGAACAGTGTTAAAGCATGGTCAGCTCTTGGTGGTTGTGTTCTGTGCATTACAG GAGCTGAAGCTATGTTTGCTGATCTAGGGCATTTCAATGTAAAAGCCATACAG ATTGCCTTCTCTTTTGTAGTATTTCCCTGTCTTCTTCTAGCATACATGGGCCAGGCTTCATATTTAATGAAATACCCTCAATCTTCAGGCACAATATTCTATTCTTCTGTGCCAG AGAGTCTGTTCTGGCCAGTTTTTGCCGTAGCTACCATTGCTGCCATGATTGCAAGCCAAGCAATGATTTCTGCCACATTTTCATGTGTTAAGCAATCTATGGCTCTTGGATGCTTCCCAAGGCTTAAGATAGTTCACACATCAAAGAAGCAGATGGGTCAAATCTACATCCCtgtaatcaattattttttaatgattatgTGCATAGTTGTGGTTTCAATCTTCCGGAGCACCACAGATATTGCCAATGCATATG GCATAGCTGAGGTTGGGGTGATGATTGTAAGCACTACCTTAGTAACTCTAGTGATGCTTCTAATCTGGCAGACCAACATTTTTCTGGCTTTATGTTTCCCACTCATTTTTGGCTCAGTAGAACTCATCTACTTGTCTGCTGTTCTATCAAAACTATTAGAGGGTGGATGGCTTCCGCTTGTATTTgctagttgtttcctttgtgttatgtacatttggaatTATGGGAGCGTATTAAAATACCAGAGTGAGGTAAGGGAGAAGATTTCGATGGACTTCATGCTTGAACTTGGCTCCACCCTGGGGACTGTTAGAGTTCCTGGAATTGGATTGCTATACAACGAGCTTGTTCAAGGTATTCCCTCAATCTTTGGGCAGTTCCTACTCAGCCTTCCAGCAATTCACTCTACCATAGTATTTGTTTGCATTAAGTATGTCCCTGTCCCAGTCGTTCCTCAAGAGGAAAGGTTTCTTTTTCGAAGAATTTGCCCAAAAGACTACCATATATTCCGTTGTGTTGCCCGGTATGGTTACAAAGATGTCAGGAAGGAAGATCACCATGCATTTGAGGAACTTTTGGTGGAAAGCCTCGAGAAGTTTTTGCGAAGGGAGGCTCAAGATCTCGCCTTGGAAAGCAACTTGAATGAGTTAGAGTTGGACAGTGTTTCGGTGATATCAAGGGATTCTGGAGTCCCAGCTGGTGATGGGAATGAGGAGCTAAACATTCCTTTGATGCACGATCAGAGATTAGTAGAACAAGGAACTTCTACTTCAGAAGAAGCTTCCTCAGTATTGCCTTCTAGTGTCATGTCAGCAGATGAAGATCCAAGTCTAGAGTATGAACTTGCAGCTCTTAGAGAAGCAAAGGAGTCGGGATTTACTTATTTACTAGCGCATGGGGATGTGAGAGCAAGGAAAAATTCCCTTTTTCTCAAGAAACTGGTAATTAATTACTTCTATGCATTCTTGAGGAGGAATTGTAGAGGCGGTTCTGCTACTATGCGAGTACCTCACATGAATATCTTACAGGTTGGCATGACATATATGGTTTAA
- the LOC8262005 gene encoding serine/arginine-rich splicing factor RSZ21 isoform X4 produces MARVYVGNLDPRVSERDLEDEFRMYGVLRSVWVARRPPGYAFVEFDDRRDAVDAIRALDGKNGWRVELSHNSKGGGGRGGGSGGGGRGRGGEDMKCYECGEPGHFARECRLRIGSRGLGSGRRRSPSPKRRRSPSYGPRGGRRSPRRRSVSPRRGRSYSRSPPYRHARRDSPYANGD; encoded by the exons ATGGCTAGAGTTTATGTGGGAAATTTGGATCCCAGAGTTTCTGAGAGGGATCTTGAAGATGAATTTAGAATGTATGGTGTTCTTCGCAG TGTGTGGGTTGCACGAAGGCCGCCAGGATACGCATTTGTTGAGTTTGATGATCGCAGAGATGCTGTGGATGCGATTCGTGCTTTGGATG GGAAGAATGGGTGGCGTGTGGAACTCTCGCATAATTCCAAGGGTGGTGGAGGCCGTGGCGGCGGCAGCGGCGGTGGCGGACGCGGACGCGGTGGTGAGGATATGAAATGCTATGAATGTGGCGAACCTGGTCATTTTGCTCGAGAGTGTCGCCTGCGCATTGGGTCTCGAGGTCTGGGAAGTGGTCGTCGCCGAAGCCCCAGCCCAAAGCGCCGTAGAAGTCCAAGTTATGG CCCTCGTGGTGGTAGAAGATCTCCCAGACGCCGCAGCGTCTCACCTCGCCGTGGTCGCAGCTACAGCAGATCCCCTCCATACCGTCATGCCCGCCGTGATTCTCCTTATGCTAATGG AGATTGA
- the LOC8262005 gene encoding serine/arginine-rich splicing factor RSZ21 isoform X3 — MARVYVGNLDPRVSERDLEDEFRMYGVLRSVWVARRPPGYAFVEFDDRRDAVDAIRALDGKNGWRVELSHNSKGGGGRGGGSGGGGRGRGGEDMKCYECGEPGHFARECRLRIGSRGLGSGRRRSPSPKRRRSPSYGSYSPRGGRRSPRRRSVSPRRGRSYSRSPPYRHARRDSPYANGD, encoded by the exons ATGGCTAGAGTTTATGTGGGAAATTTGGATCCCAGAGTTTCTGAGAGGGATCTTGAAGATGAATTTAGAATGTATGGTGTTCTTCGCAG TGTGTGGGTTGCACGAAGGCCGCCAGGATACGCATTTGTTGAGTTTGATGATCGCAGAGATGCTGTGGATGCGATTCGTGCTTTGGATG GGAAGAATGGGTGGCGTGTGGAACTCTCGCATAATTCCAAGGGTGGTGGAGGCCGTGGCGGCGGCAGCGGCGGTGGCGGACGCGGACGCGGTGGTGAGGATATGAAATGCTATGAATGTGGCGAACCTGGTCATTTTGCTCGAGAGTGTCGCCTGCGCATTGGGTCTCGAGGTCTGGGAAGTGGTCGTCGCCGAAGCCCCAGCCCAAAGCGCCGTAGAAGTCCAAGTTATGG GAGTTACAGCCCTCGTGGTGGTAGAAGATCTCCCAGACGCCGCAGCGTCTCACCTCGCCGTGGTCGCAGCTACAGCAGATCCCCTCCATACCGTCATGCCCGCCGTGATTCTCCTTATGCTAATGG AGATTGA
- the LOC8262005 gene encoding serine/arginine-rich splicing factor RSZ21 isoform X1 gives MARVYVGNLDPRVSERDLEDEFRMYGVLRSVWVARRPPGYAFVEFDDRRDAVDAIRALDGKNGWRVELSHNSKGGGGRGGGSGGGGRGRGGEDMKCYECGEPGHFARECRLRIGSRGLGSGRRRSPSPKRRRSPSYGYGRRSYSPRGGRRSPRRRSVSPRRGRSYSRSPPYRHARRDSPYANGD, from the exons ATGGCTAGAGTTTATGTGGGAAATTTGGATCCCAGAGTTTCTGAGAGGGATCTTGAAGATGAATTTAGAATGTATGGTGTTCTTCGCAG TGTGTGGGTTGCACGAAGGCCGCCAGGATACGCATTTGTTGAGTTTGATGATCGCAGAGATGCTGTGGATGCGATTCGTGCTTTGGATG GGAAGAATGGGTGGCGTGTGGAACTCTCGCATAATTCCAAGGGTGGTGGAGGCCGTGGCGGCGGCAGCGGCGGTGGCGGACGCGGACGCGGTGGTGAGGATATGAAATGCTATGAATGTGGCGAACCTGGTCATTTTGCTCGAGAGTGTCGCCTGCGCATTGGGTCTCGAGGTCTGGGAAGTGGTCGTCGCCGAAGCCCCAGCCCAAAGCGCCGTAGAAGTCCAAGTTATGGGTATGGGCGCAG GAGTTACAGCCCTCGTGGTGGTAGAAGATCTCCCAGACGCCGCAGCGTCTCACCTCGCCGTGGTCGCAGCTACAGCAGATCCCCTCCATACCGTCATGCCCGCCGTGATTCTCCTTATGCTAATGG AGATTGA